In the Serinus canaria isolate serCan28SL12 chromosome 22, serCan2020, whole genome shotgun sequence genome, one interval contains:
- the ANK1 gene encoding ankyrin-1 isoform X5, whose protein sequence is MWAFLAQLLIALVLLAFLLVSCQNVMHIVRGSVRFLLKHAHRELDKELGESQGLADDEEALSARVVRRRVLLKGNEALHLPGEQVTEEQFTDDQGNIITKKIIRKVVRQLGPGDMGDRQEQEELILEGSLQEPQDLEVSGGRMGAQIVKRASLKRGKQ, encoded by the exons ATGTGGGCTttcctggcccagctgctgATCGCTCTGGTGCTCCTGGCCTTCTTGCTGGTCAGCTGCCAGAACGTCATGCACATCGTCAGGGGCTCTGTGCGCTTCCTGCTCAAACACGCCCATCGGGAGCTGGACAAGGAGCTCGGGGAGAGCCAGGGGCTGGCGGACGATGAGGAGGCTCTCTCCGCCAGAGTCGTCCGCCGGCGAGTCCTGCTGAAG GGGAATGAAGCCCTTCATCTCCCTGGAGAGCAGGTGACTGAGGAGCAGTTCACAGACGATCAAGGCAATATCATCACCAAGAAG ATTATCCGGAAGGTGGTGCGTCAGCTGGGCCCTGGTGACATGGGTGACAGGCAGGAACAGGAGGAGCTGATTCTGGAGGGCTCCCTACAGGAGCCCCAGGACCTGGAG GTCTCTGGGGGCAGGATGGGGGCTCAGATAGTGAAACGAGCCAGCCTGAAAAGGGGGAAGCAGTGA
- the ANK1 gene encoding ankyrin-1 isoform X4, producing the protein MWAFLAQLLIALVLLAFLLVSCQNVMHIVRGSVRFLLKHAHRELDKELGESQGLADDEEALSARVVRRRVLLKGNEALHLPGEQVTEEQFTDDQGNIITKKIIRKVVRQLGPGDMGDRQEQEELILEGSLQEPQDLEAEDDHFMKYSILHRDGLGAKDRTSTPNH; encoded by the exons ATGTGGGCTttcctggcccagctgctgATCGCTCTGGTGCTCCTGGCCTTCTTGCTGGTCAGCTGCCAGAACGTCATGCACATCGTCAGGGGCTCTGTGCGCTTCCTGCTCAAACACGCCCATCGGGAGCTGGACAAGGAGCTCGGGGAGAGCCAGGGGCTGGCGGACGATGAGGAGGCTCTCTCCGCCAGAGTCGTCCGCCGGCGAGTCCTGCTGAAG GGGAATGAAGCCCTTCATCTCCCTGGAGAGCAGGTGACTGAGGAGCAGTTCACAGACGATCAAGGCAATATCATCACCAAGAAG ATTATCCGGAAGGTGGTGCGTCAGCTGGGCCCTGGTGACATGGGTGACAGGCAGGAACAGGAGGAGCTGATTCTGGAGGGCTCCCTACAGGAGCCCCAGGACCTGGAGGCTGAGGATGATCACTTCATGAAATACTCCATCTTGCACCGGGATGGTCTGGGTGCCAAG GATCGCACCTCAACACCAAACCACTGA
- the NKX6-3 gene encoding homeobox protein Nkx-6.3: MDANLPGTFLLNGPSLGPFPEAKAPVCQYSVQSSFYKLGPPGLGAQLAAGTPHGISDILGRPAAAPNSSLLPGYPHAGGFNGLSSPGVYYGPQVGALPKAGGEYLPRGRSCWAEAAPEWRGGRQCGGPPAHLADSIHKKKHTRPTFTGHQIFALEKTFEQTKYLAGPERARLAYSLGMTESQVKVWFQNRRTKWRKKSALEPSSSSQRAGGSGGERAASETEDDEYNKPLDPDSDDEKIRLLLRKHRAAFSMLGLGTHSG, encoded by the exons ATGGATGCCAACCTGCCGGGCACCTTTCTGCTCAACGGCCCCTCGCTGGGCCCCTTCCCCGAGGCCAAGGCGCCCGTTTGCCAGTATTCAGTGCAGAGCTCCTTCTACAAGCTGGGACCCCCCGGGCTGggtgcccagctggctgctggcaccccCCACGGCATCTCCGACATCCTCGGCCGGCCCGCGGCGGCACCCAacagcagcctcctccctggCTACCCCCACGCGGGCGGATTTAACGGACTGAGCTCTCCGGGCGTCTATTACGGGCCCCAGGTGGGCGCCCTCCCCAAGGCTGGTGGCGAGTACCTGCCGCGGGGCCGGAGCTGCTGGGCGGAGGCGGCCCCGGAGTGGCGGGGCGGCCGGCAGTGCGGCGGCC CCCCAGCTCACTTGGCTGACAGCATCCACAAGAAGAAGCACACGCGCCCAACCTTCACAGGACACCAGATCTTTGCTCTGGAGAAGACGTTTGAGCAGACCAAGTACCTGGCAGGTCCGGAGAGAGCACGGCTGGCCTATTCTCTGGGCATGACTGAGTCTCAGGTGAAG GTCTGGTTCCAGAACCGACGGACCAAATGGAGGAAGAAGAGTGCCCTGGagccctcctcatcctcacagcGGGCGGGGGGCTCTGGCGGAGAGCGGGCGGCCTCCGAGACCGAGGACGATGAGTACAACAAACCCCTGGACCCAGACTCGGATGACGAGAAGATccggctgctgctgaggaagcacCGTGCAGCCTTCTCCATGCTGGGCTTGGGCACGCACAGCGGCTGA
- the GPAT4 gene encoding glycerol-3-phosphate acyltransferase 4, with amino-acid sequence MFLLLPFDSLVVNLLGISITVLFTLLLVFIIVPAIFGVSFGIRKVYMKTLLKIFQWATLRIERGAKEKNHPLYKPYVNGIIAKEPTSLEEEIKEMRRSGSGKALDTPEFELSDIFYFCRKGIETIMDDEVTKRFSAEELESWNLLSRTNYNFQYISLRLTVLWGLGVLIRYCFLLPLRIALAFTGISLLVTGTTVVGYLPNGRCKDFLSKHVHLMCYRICVRALTAIITYHDRENRPRNGGICVANHTSPIDVIILASDGYYAMVGQIHGGLMGVIQRAMVKACPHVWFERSEVKDRHLVARRLTEHVQDKSKLPILIFPEGTCINNTSVMMFKKGSFEIGATVYPVAIKYDPQFGDAFWNSSKYGMVTYLLRMMTSWAIVCSVWYLPPMTRQPEEDAVQFANRVKSAIARQGGLVDLLWDGGLKREKVKDAFKEEQQKLYSKMIVGSHEDRSRS; translated from the exons AtgttcctcctgctcccctttgACAGCCTAGTGGTTAATCTCTTGGGGATTTCCATAACTGTCCTCTTCACTCTGCTTCTGGTTTTCATCATCGTGCCAGCAATTTTTGGAGTCTCCTTTGGCATCCGCAAGGTTTACATGAAAACTTTATTAAAGATTTTTCAG TGGGCAACACTGAGAATAGAGCGTGGTGCCAAGGAGAAGAACCATCCCTTGTACAAGCCCTATGTCAATG GTATCATTGCAAAGGAGCCAACATCACTGGAGGAGGAGATCAAGGAGATGCGCCGGAGTGGCAGCGGCAAAGCCCTGGACACCCCTGAGTTTGAGCTCTCAGATATCTTCTATTTCTGCCGCAAAGGCATCGAGACCATCATGGATGATGAAGTGACCAAGAGATTCTCAGCTGAAGAGCTGGAGTCCTGGAACCTGCTCAGCAGGACCAACTACAACTTCCAGTACATCAGCCTGCGCCTCACTGTGCTCTGGGGACTCGGTGTGCTCATCCGCTACTGCTTCCTTCTGCCCCTCAG GATAGCCCTGGCGTTTACTGGCATCAGCTTGTTGGTGACTGGTACCACAGTGGTGGGATATTTGCCAAATGGAAG GTGTAAGGACTTCCTGAGCAAACACGTGCACCTGATGTGCTACCGGATCTGTGTGCGTGCCCTCACAGCCATCATCACCTACCACGACAG AGAAAACAGACCCCGAAATGGAGGCATCTGTGTGGCCAATCACACCTCCCCCATTGATGTGATCATCCTGGCCAGTGATGGCTACTATGCCATG GTGGGTCAGATCCATGGAGGGCTCATGGGTGTGATACAGAGAGCCATGGTGAAAGCTTGTCCCCATGTCTGGTTCGAACGCTCCGAGGTCAAAGATCGTCACCTCGTCGCCAGAAG GCTCACAGAACATGTCCAGGACAAAAGCAAGCTGCCCATTCTTATTTTTCCAGAAG GAACATGCATCAACAACACATCTGTGATGATGTTCAAAAAGGGGAGCTTCGAAATTGGAGCTACAGTTTACCCTGTAGCCATCAAG TATGACCCACAGTTTGGAGATGCCTTTTGGAACAGCAGCAAATACGGCATGGTGACCTACCTCCTCAGGATGATGACCAGCTGGGCCATTGTCTGCAGTGTCTGGTACTTGCCCCCAATGACCAGGCAG CCTGAAGAGGACGCAGTGCAGTTTGCCAATCGAGTGAAGTCAGCCATTGCCAGGCAGGGGGGCCTTGTGGATTTGCTCTG ggatggaggaCTGAAAAGGGAGAAGGTGAAAGATGCGTTCAAGGAGGAGCAACAGAAACTCTACAGCAAAATGATTGTAGGCAGCCACGAGGACCGGAGCCGCTCCTGA